One Chitinophagales bacterium genomic window carries:
- a CDS encoding capsular polysaccharide biosynthesis protein, with translation MGLIKRESFYSSIASYTGVVIGYINVVLLFPYYFKPEQFGLTRVLLALAYILAQFANLGAFNVILKFFPFYKSNRNQHSSFLIISFLVPLLGFIAVSAIVYVFRDFILTAYQKDSELINDHFFLVFPLTFFILYMRLLESVSNTYFKTIFPIVIREVIIRLLTLIAIILYHIDILTFNEFLIVFIGIYGAAVVFLIIYLIRIGALKIKIVWEGFPESSYREMANYGFYALLGGAAVTVVANIDVVMVSFMVNLKDTAIYSVAFLIATVIQLPQRSISQIAIPVLSEAWKNNDLKKIEEIYRKSSINLILIGNLLFALVWINVDSLFTYLPEIYSGGKIVVLFILVSKLFDMYTGVNGEIIRLSRYYRFDLVSMVVLVLLVIGTNYIFIPIYGIAGAAFATALSVMIYNLVKLLFIWVKYKMQPFSLDSLKAFAAFGFSIGFGIMIPEIESHLADIFMRSLISAGLYLIIVVYFNLSPDLMHLLVKLKIKK, from the coding sequence ATGGGCCTGATAAAAAGAGAAAGCTTTTATTCATCCATTGCATCTTATACAGGGGTTGTAATTGGCTATATCAATGTGGTATTGCTCTTCCCTTATTATTTTAAGCCAGAGCAATTTGGGTTAACACGGGTATTATTAGCCCTGGCGTATATTCTTGCGCAGTTTGCAAATCTTGGAGCATTTAATGTTATACTGAAATTTTTCCCATTCTATAAAAGTAACAGAAACCAGCACTCCTCATTTCTTATTATTTCGTTTTTAGTTCCGCTTTTAGGTTTTATCGCAGTGTCTGCCATAGTCTATGTGTTCAGGGACTTCATATTGACAGCTTATCAGAAAGATTCTGAGCTCATTAATGATCATTTCTTCCTTGTGTTTCCATTGACCTTCTTTATTCTTTATATGAGGCTCCTGGAATCTGTTTCCAATACCTATTTCAAAACCATATTTCCGATCGTTATCCGGGAAGTAATTATAAGGCTGCTGACTTTAATCGCAATCATACTATATCATATAGACATTTTAACGTTTAACGAATTTCTGATCGTTTTCATAGGAATTTATGGGGCGGCTGTTGTATTTCTAATCATATACCTGATAAGAATTGGTGCTTTGAAGATAAAGATTGTTTGGGAGGGATTTCCTGAAAGCAGTTATAGGGAAATGGCCAATTATGGGTTTTATGCATTGCTTGGTGGAGCAGCGGTAACTGTTGTAGCCAATATAGATGTAGTGATGGTAAGTTTCATGGTTAATCTAAAGGATACCGCGATTTATTCGGTTGCATTTCTTATAGCTACCGTAATTCAACTCCCACAGCGTTCAATATCGCAGATTGCTATTCCTGTACTCTCTGAAGCATGGAAGAATAATGATCTTAAAAAGATCGAGGAAATCTATAGAAAATCATCCATCAATTTAATCCTTATCGGGAATTTGCTTTTCGCTTTGGTTTGGATTAATGTGGACAGTCTGTTTACCTATCTCCCCGAAATTTATAGTGGTGGAAAAATTGTTGTGTTATTTATCCTTGTATCCAAGTTATTTGACATGTACACCGGTGTGAATGGGGAAATTATACGTTTATCCAGGTATTATAGGTTTGATCTGGTTTCTATGGTTGTTTTGGTATTGCTGGTAATTGGTACTAACTATATTTTCATACCTATTTACGGGATAGCAGGGGCAGCTTTTGCAACAGCTCTTTCAGTAATGATATATAACCTTGTCAAGCTGCTATTTATTTGGGTAAAATATAAAATGCAGCCGTTCAGTTTGGATTCGTTAAAGGCATTTGCTGCCTTTGGATTTTCCATCGGTTTCGGGATAATGATACCTGAAATTGAGAGTCACCTGGCTGATATTTTTATGCGTTCGCTGATATCTGCAGGACTTTATTTAATCATTGTTGTCTATTTTAACCTGTCTCCTGATCTGATGCATCTTCTGGTAAAATTGAAGATAAAAAAATAA
- a CDS encoding hypothetical protein (possible pseudo, frameshifted) produces the protein MPTAKSIHPILSKLGLDQPFSGASTGTRWLATKGKRIKSISPVDGSLTGTVNETGRAEYDSVITTAQEAFRHWRMIPAPKRGEIVRQIGDALRKNKESLGQLVSWEMGKSLQEGLGEVQEMIDVCDYAVGLSRQLYGLTMHSERPQHRMFEQWHPLGIVGIISAFNFPVAVWSWNAMIAWVCGDVCVWKPSEKTPLCAIACQNIVAAVLKKNNIPEGVCSVVIGDYKVGEWLAQDTRIPLISATGSIRMGRQVAAAVAARLGRSLLELGGNNAIIITPHADLDIAIRAVVFGAAGTAGQRCTTTRRLIVHESVYEEVKTRLVACLCPAAHRQSAG, from the coding sequence ATGCCAACCGCAAAATCCATACACCCGATTCTCAGCAAGCTGGGTTTAGACCAACCCTTTTCAGGAGCCAGCACGGGAACCCGCTGGCTCGCCACCAAAGGAAAGCGCATCAAAAGCATCTCCCCGGTGGATGGTTCATTGACCGGCACCGTCAACGAAACAGGCAGGGCAGAATACGACAGTGTAATTACCACTGCGCAAGAGGCTTTCAGGCATTGGCGGATGATTCCGGCTCCGAAGCGCGGAGAGATCGTGCGGCAGATCGGTGACGCACTTAGAAAAAACAAAGAATCTCTGGGGCAGCTGGTGTCGTGGGAGATGGGGAAGTCGCTGCAGGAAGGGCTGGGCGAAGTGCAGGAGATGATTGACGTGTGCGACTATGCCGTGGGGCTGTCGCGCCAGCTTTACGGCCTCACCATGCACTCCGAGAGGCCACAACACCGCATGTTTGAGCAATGGCATCCGCTGGGCATTGTCGGCATCATCTCTGCTTTTAATTTTCCGGTGGCTGTATGGTCATGGAATGCCATGATCGCCTGGGTGTGCGGTGACGTTTGCGTATGGAAGCCTTCTGAGAAAACTCCGCTCTGCGCCATTGCCTGTCAGAATATTGTTGCAGCAGTATTGAAAAAAAACAATATCCCCGAAGGGGTGTGCTCGGTAGTCATCGGGGACTATAAAGTGGGCGAATGGCTGGCGCAGGATACGCGCATTCCGTTGATTTCCGCTACCGGCTCCATCCGCATGGGCAGGCAGGTAGCTGCAGCCGTGGCAGCCCGCCTGGGACGGTCATTGCTGGAGCTGGGCGGCAACAATGCCATTATCATTACTCCGCATGCCGATCTGGACATCGCCATCCGGGCCGTAGTGTTTGGCGCTGCAGGAACAGCCGGGCAACGCTGTACCACCACACGCAGGCTCATCGTGCATGAGTCCGTGTATGAAGAAGTAAAAACCCGGCTTGTCGCATGCCTATGCCCAGCTGCGCATCGGCAATCCGCTGGATGA
- a CDS encoding hypothetical protein (possible pseudo, frameshifted) translates to MSHAYAQLRIGNPLDEKNHVGPLIDKRAVEQYLKALEAVVNEGGRLIVKGGVLKGKGYESGCYVRPAIAEAENHFPIVQQETFAPILYLIRYKTLEEAIAYQNGVVQGLSSAIMTNDLREAETFLSHAGSDCGIANVNIGTSGAEIGGAFGGEKETGGGREAGSDAWKAYMRRQTCTINYGTQLPLAQGIKFEV, encoded by the coding sequence TTGTCGCATGCCTATGCCCAGCTGCGCATCGGCAATCCGCTGGATGAAAAGAACCATGTAGGCCCGCTCATTGACAAACGTGCCGTAGAGCAATATCTCAAAGCGCTGGAAGCAGTGGTAAATGAAGGCGGCAGGCTGATTGTAAAAGGTGGCGTATTGAAAGGCAAAGGCTATGAGTCGGGCTGTTATGTGCGGCCGGCTATCGCGGAGGCAGAAAACCATTTCCCCATCGTGCAGCAGGAAACCTTCGCCCCGATTCTTTATCTCATCCGGTACAAAACCCTGGAGGAAGCCATAGCCTATCAGAATGGCGTGGTGCAGGGGCTGTCTTCCGCCATCATGACCAACGATCTGCGCGAAGCGGAAACTTTTCTTTCACACGCAGGCTCCGATTGCGGCATCGCCAACGTCAACATCGGCACTTCGGGTGCAGAGATTGGCGGAGCCTTTGGCGGTGAGAAAGAAACCGGTGGCGGCCGTGAGGCCGGCTCTGATGCATGGAAAGCCTACATGCGCAGGCAAACCTGCACGATCAACTACGGCACGCAACTGCCCCTGGCACAGGGGATAAAGTTTGAAGTGTAG